In the Desulfobacterales bacterium genome, one interval contains:
- a CDS encoding methyltransferase domain-containing protein, translating to MSNDMVRESIRRLVTGCGDSVGLSGMAPGASVVDLGCGAGADTVTAARQVGQQGRVFGIDIDPAMIDRARRAAAAAGLTERSAFRVADIEVTPHPRTYADILISNCVVNLCTDKDQVFRNVFRIMRPGALLVFSVLVNNNDEPEAGLGPEGEYPMLLARMSFTDIRVLARQPLTVEQSATFLGRPTDHPATVVVFTALKPPLNC from the coding sequence ATGAGTAACGACATGGTGCGGGAATCGATTCGCCGCCTTGTAACCGGCTGCGGCGATTCCGTGGGTCTTTCCGGGATGGCGCCCGGCGCCTCGGTGGTGGACCTGGGCTGCGGCGCCGGTGCTGATACAGTCACGGCGGCCCGCCAGGTGGGACAACAGGGCCGGGTGTTCGGGATTGACATTGACCCGGCGATGATCGACCGGGCCCGGCGGGCCGCGGCCGCGGCCGGGCTGACCGAGCGGTCCGCCTTCAGGGTCGCTGATATCGAGGTCACGCCCCATCCCAGGACCTACGCCGATATCCTGATATCGAACTGCGTGGTTAACCTCTGTACTGACAAGGACCAGGTCTTTCGCAACGTCTTCCGGATCATGCGGCCCGGTGCTCTGCTGGTCTTCTCGGTTCTGGTGAATAATAACGACGAGCCAGAGGCAGGTCTCGGGCCGGAAGGGGAGTATCCCATGCTCCTGGCCCGGATGAGCTTCACCGATATCCGGGTCCTGGCCCGGCAGCCCCTGACCGTTGAGCAGAGCGCAACCTTTTTGGGCCGGCCGACCGATCACCCGGCCACCGTGGTGGTGTTCACCGCCCTGAAGCCGCCATTAAACTGCTGA